From Deltaproteobacteria bacterium, one genomic window encodes:
- the larC gene encoding nickel pincer cofactor biosynthesis protein LarC, producing the protein MNRIYSGKSILFFDCFSGISGDMACAALADLSGREDVGAQVARDLGLRGVSVDVVDRTSSGISGKGFQVTTSSRDAVPRNLEVIRSLFEDSKLPEEVVAGSIEAFRRLAHAESVIHGVSPGEVHFHEVGAVDSIVDIATFFSYLNLLKPDLVYCSDLPPGRGSIKTDHGTYPVPAPATLELLKGTGAVLREAEFQGEAVTPTGAALIVSAGAKFQPAPSFTVTGTGYGIGRMVIPERPNVLRVIRGEALFSPSGDRAVIMETNVDDMNPQHVEILMERMFEMGALDFYVTPVQMKKNRPGWLFTATVGEQNIGGALSALFSVTPTTGVRITEAGRVKLKRSVENIKTSYGPVAVKVIEYPDGWKRAVPEYEDIKRITAGGTVAIPELLREVDRAWREEK; encoded by the coding sequence TTGAATAGAATATACTCGGGAAAGAGTATCCTCTTCTTCGACTGTTTCTCCGGCATAAGCGGCGACATGGCCTGCGCGGCCCTTGCCGACCTTTCGGGACGCGAGGATGTGGGTGCGCAGGTGGCACGGGATCTTGGCCTCCGGGGCGTCAGTGTCGATGTCGTCGATAGAACCTCTTCGGGGATTTCGGGAAAGGGCTTCCAAGTAACCACGAGCTCCCGGGACGCGGTCCCCCGAAACCTGGAGGTCATCAGATCCCTCTTCGAGGATTCGAAGCTCCCGGAGGAGGTGGTTGCCGGCTCCATCGAGGCGTTCAGGCGCCTTGCACATGCGGAATCGGTCATCCACGGAGTTTCCCCCGGGGAAGTGCATTTTCATGAGGTCGGTGCGGTAGACTCGATCGTGGATATCGCCACCTTTTTCTCTTACCTTAACCTTTTGAAACCCGATCTCGTCTACTGCTCGGATCTGCCGCCGGGGCGGGGGTCCATTAAAACGGATCACGGAACTTACCCTGTCCCTGCTCCCGCCACGCTTGAACTGTTGAAGGGGACGGGGGCGGTGTTGCGGGAGGCCGAGTTTCAGGGGGAGGCTGTTACGCCGACGGGCGCGGCGCTCATCGTTTCTGCAGGAGCGAAGTTTCAACCGGCGCCATCCTTCACCGTTACCGGCACGGGATACGGGATCGGCCGCATGGTAATACCGGAAAGGCCGAACGTTCTTCGCGTAATCCGGGGAGAGGCGCTGTTCTCCCCGTCAGGAGACCGGGCCGTTATCATGGAAACGAACGTCGATGATATGAATCCCCAGCACGTGGAGATCCTCATGGAGAGGATGTTCGAGATGGGAGCGCTCGACTTCTACGTAACCCCGGTTCAGATGAAGAAAAACAGGCCGGGATGGCTCTTTACCGCCACCGTGGGGGAGCAGAATATCGGCGGGGCCCTGTCGGCGCTGTTCTCGGTCACCCCGACGACGGGTGTCAGGATTACCGAGGCGGGAAGGGTAAAGCTCAAAAGGTCTGTCGAAAATATTAAGACCTCCTATGGTCCTGTGGCCGTAAAAGTCATCGAGTATCCCGACGGATGGAAACGGGCGGTTCCCGAGTATGAGGATATAAAGAGGATCACCGCGGGGGGAACCGTGGCGATTCCGGAGCTGTTAAGAGAGGTGGATCGGGCTTGGCGAGAAGAAAAGTAA
- the radA gene encoding DNA repair protein RadA produces MARRKVNFECVECGYVSPGWLGRCPQCETWGSLHEVDAVKAGKSQPRRSASGGKAAPLANIPVEEADRLNSTIQEFDRVLGGGLVRGTCILVAGDPGIGKSTLLLQASSALEEKGHSVLYVSGEESERQVKMRAKRLRVRGDILYFLSETNVEAITAVMEKLNPKMVVVDSIQTLFTDFAQGVPGSVSQVRESSALLINHAKVRGIPLLLVGHVTKEGAIAGPKLLEHMVDVVLYFEGDKGHQYRILRSVKNRFGSVSEVGIFEMKEDGLKEVPDPSGVFSGRNHGEIPGMVVYPALHGSRTIMIEVQALVAKTYLPVPRRVVVGLDLSRSQILSTIVEKHCGVKLFNADIYLNVAGGFKIDETGSDLAVVLALLSGVLEVPVPQNVTAFGEVGLGGEVRGVQLPAQRIGEAVRMGFSRILVPDTQHESSHKSVNGVELLPVRNVRKLSEIFG; encoded by the coding sequence TTGGCGAGAAGAAAAGTAAATTTCGAGTGCGTTGAGTGCGGGTACGTTTCGCCTGGCTGGCTCGGCAGGTGCCCGCAGTGTGAGACGTGGGGAAGCCTGCATGAGGTTGATGCGGTAAAGGCCGGAAAGAGCCAGCCGAGAAGAAGCGCCTCGGGGGGGAAAGCGGCTCCTCTGGCGAACATACCCGTTGAGGAAGCCGATAGGCTCAATTCCACCATTCAAGAGTTCGACAGGGTCCTGGGAGGCGGCCTGGTACGGGGTACCTGCATCCTCGTTGCGGGGGACCCGGGAATCGGAAAGTCGACCCTCCTGCTCCAGGCATCATCGGCCCTCGAGGAAAAGGGGCACAGCGTCCTCTACGTCTCCGGCGAGGAGTCGGAGAGGCAGGTGAAGATGCGGGCGAAGAGGCTGCGCGTCAGGGGGGATATCCTCTACTTCCTCTCCGAGACCAACGTCGAGGCGATCACCGCCGTCATGGAGAAGCTGAACCCGAAGATGGTGGTGGTAGATTCCATACAGACCCTTTTTACCGATTTTGCCCAGGGGGTTCCCGGCTCGGTGTCGCAGGTCAGGGAGTCATCGGCTCTCCTCATCAATCATGCGAAGGTGCGGGGGATACCCCTGCTCCTGGTGGGGCACGTTACCAAGGAAGGGGCGATAGCGGGACCGAAGCTTCTGGAGCACATGGTCGACGTGGTGCTCTATTTCGAGGGGGACAAGGGCCACCAGTACCGGATACTCAGATCCGTGAAAAACAGGTTCGGCTCCGTATCGGAAGTGGGCATTTTCGAGATGAAGGAGGATGGCCTGAAGGAGGTACCAGACCCGTCGGGAGTCTTCTCGGGACGGAATCATGGCGAGATTCCGGGCATGGTGGTGTATCCCGCCCTCCACGGTTCACGGACGATAATGATCGAAGTCCAGGCCCTGGTTGCCAAAACCTACCTCCCCGTGCCGCGAAGGGTGGTGGTGGGGCTCGACCTGTCCCGGTCCCAGATTCTTTCGACCATCGTCGAGAAGCATTGCGGGGTGAAACTGTTCAACGCAGACATCTATCTGAACGTGGCAGGGGGGTTCAAGATAGATGAGACGGGGTCGGATCTTGCCGTTGTGCTCGCCTTGCTCTCCGGGGTCCTCGAGGTTCCCGTGCCGCAGAACGTGACCGCATTTGGCGAGGTCGGCCTGGGCGGCGAGGTGAGGGGTGTTCAGCTACCCGCCCAGAGGATCGGGGAGGCCGTCAGGATGGGATTTTCGAGGATCCTTGTGCCCGACACCCAGCACGAGTCCTCCCACAAGAGCGTGAATGGAGTGGAACTGCTTCCCGTCCGCAACGTGAGAAAGCTTTCGGAGATTTTTGGATGA
- a CDS encoding RlmE family RNA methyltransferase, producing MSKYRRKDHYYRKAKGEGYLSRAAYKLIQVNSKAKIIKRGDVLVDVGCSPGGWSQVALEAVGAKGKVIGIDILDDCAIRSDNFQFLNRDVMDDGCAEYVLKLAGGKVDAVISDAAPNTTGVKFTDHARSVDLVAGVLEFAAKVLRRGGNFLVKVFDGPDTGELLREMKKLFESASRLRPGATRKESFEIYLIGKGFRPGGREEVN from the coding sequence GTGAGCAAGTACAGGAGGAAAGACCATTATTACCGGAAAGCAAAGGGTGAAGGGTACCTTTCCCGCGCGGCCTATAAACTCATCCAGGTAAATTCAAAAGCCAAAATAATCAAGAGGGGGGACGTGCTGGTAGATGTGGGGTGCAGTCCGGGAGGCTGGTCCCAGGTCGCGCTTGAAGCTGTCGGCGCGAAGGGAAAGGTTATCGGCATCGATATCCTCGACGATTGCGCCATACGGAGCGATAACTTCCAGTTCTTAAACCGTGACGTCATGGATGATGGCTGTGCTGAGTATGTCCTCAAGCTCGCCGGTGGAAAGGTCGACGCGGTGATCTCCGATGCCGCTCCGAATACGACGGGAGTCAAGTTTACTGACCATGCAAGGTCCGTGGACCTGGTTGCGGGTGTCCTTGAGTTTGCCGCCAAAGTTCTCAGGCGGGGGGGGAATTTTCTCGTGAAGGTCTTCGACGGTCCCGATACCGGGGAGCTCTTGCGTGAGATGAAAAAGCTCTTCGAATCCGCTTCGCGGCTGCGGCCCGGTGCGACGCGGAAAGAGTCCTTCGAAATTTACCTGATCGGAAAAGGTTTCAGGCCGGGGGGCCGGGAGGAGGTCAATTGA
- a CDS encoding octaprenyl diphosphate synthase, whose translation MNVRDAYAYIGSDMERVEKALMDNLASNAALVPLVGEYITISGGKRFRPAILLLCARALGYRGRRAIDFACVTEYMHTASLLHDDVVDNAPMRRGKESANSLFGNKISILVGDFLFARASEIMVKDGDLDLLGIFSRTLVQLSEGEVLQLTSSSSPDISEEAYLEIVFNKTASLISAASETAAVIARGDGKTRRSLYEYGKNAGIAFQLMDDIIDYLGYEGETGKKRGQDLIEGKVTLPLIHTLSTCSRKDRAKIVGLLRREKTARVLDGIIDTVIGNGGIDYSRERARFFVEKAVTYLKGIPSSKAKKALVSLTRYIVERNR comes from the coding sequence ATGAATGTTCGCGATGCGTACGCCTACATAGGATCCGACATGGAAAGGGTCGAAAAGGCCCTGATGGACAACCTTGCCTCAAATGCCGCCCTCGTACCCCTGGTGGGAGAATACATAACCATATCCGGAGGAAAACGGTTCAGGCCCGCGATACTCCTTTTGTGCGCGCGCGCCCTCGGGTACCGCGGCCGGAGGGCGATCGATTTTGCCTGTGTAACCGAGTACATGCATACCGCCTCTCTGCTTCACGACGACGTCGTCGACAACGCGCCGATGAGAAGGGGGAAGGAGAGCGCCAACTCTCTGTTCGGCAACAAGATAAGCATCCTCGTCGGTGATTTTCTCTTCGCAAGGGCTTCGGAAATCATGGTAAAGGACGGGGATCTCGATCTTCTCGGGATCTTCTCCAGGACCCTGGTCCAGCTGTCCGAGGGAGAGGTACTCCAGTTGACCAGCAGCTCATCCCCCGATATCTCGGAGGAGGCCTATCTCGAGATCGTGTTCAACAAGACGGCTTCCCTCATATCGGCGGCGAGTGAAACCGCCGCCGTCATAGCCAGGGGCGACGGGAAAACGAGAAGATCCCTGTATGAATACGGGAAAAACGCGGGGATAGCGTTTCAGCTCATGGACGACATAATCGATTATCTCGGCTACGAAGGGGAGACGGGAAAGAAAAGAGGGCAGGACCTCATCGAAGGAAAGGTAACCCTCCCCCTCATACACACCCTTTCCACCTGCTCCCGGAAAGACCGGGCAAAAATAGTCGGGCTTCTCAGAAGAGAAAAGACCGCCAGAGTTCTCGATGGGATCATTGATACGGTCATCGGCAATGGCGGGATCGATTACTCGCGAGAAAGGGCCCGTTTTTTCGTTGAGAAGGCAGTCACCTATCTCAAAGGGATACCCTCCTCGAAGGCCAAGAAAGCCCTGGTCTCCCTCACACGGTATATCGTCGAAAGAAACAGGTAA
- a CDS encoding DUF4445 domain-containing protein encodes MAVRVKIYPGGREVEAREGMSLTDVLLENGVFIETLCSGRGFCGRCLVKILRGAGDPGEVEKRILGDEGTGAGLRLACRTTIGEDLEIEVLTEGLPIPAGWTADPGFERPSFTLQSIEEGNYVFKAGEQRVFLGKVPDPVLGVAVDAGTTTIEAILVDLKEGTVKGEAREMNRQASAGTDIISRISYGVKSDGNRENLRKALIASIDRATAGLIARAGAAGENVVACALSGNVFIVHSLLGKSLKGLSAFPFSPPLTDTLLLSDSIPLSMSEKGCVLIYPAPGAFIGGDLVAGVISLSLDEIGAPALLIDIGTNTEVLLRKGKRWIAASAPSGGAFEGAEMKCGKLAVAGAVTGCSFDKELLLNVVGEGEPDGISGSGIVSLVSLLLSLELLTPDGRLLSPAEARGIAPQSLVWRLAEIDGEGAFVLYIPGRGGRPVYLGQRDVRNFQVAKGAIRAALETALEELGLDPIDVERVYVSGAFGKETEEHDLIRAGIFPPEFREKVIKAGNTSLKGAYLSLVEEEGMKRAKDFVEKVSVMHLGGNSRFSQKFIEHMNF; translated from the coding sequence ATGGCCGTAAGAGTCAAAATTTATCCCGGCGGAAGAGAAGTTGAGGCGAGAGAGGGGATGTCGCTCACCGACGTGCTCCTTGAAAACGGTGTGTTCATCGAGACCCTCTGCTCCGGGAGGGGGTTTTGCGGGCGGTGTCTCGTCAAAATCCTCCGGGGTGCCGGCGATCCCGGGGAGGTGGAAAAGAGGATCCTGGGTGATGAGGGAACCGGGGCCGGGCTTCGACTGGCCTGCAGGACGACAATCGGTGAAGACCTGGAGATCGAGGTCTTGACCGAGGGCTTGCCGATCCCTGCCGGCTGGACCGCAGATCCCGGTTTTGAAAGGCCTTCCTTTACCCTCCAGTCGATCGAGGAGGGGAATTACGTTTTCAAGGCCGGAGAGCAAAGGGTATTTCTGGGGAAAGTTCCGGACCCCGTTCTGGGGGTGGCCGTGGATGCGGGGACAACGACGATAGAGGCCATCCTCGTGGACCTGAAAGAGGGAACGGTGAAGGGAGAGGCGCGGGAGATGAACCGCCAGGCCAGTGCCGGAACGGATATCATCTCGAGAATCTCATACGGTGTCAAAAGCGACGGGAACAGGGAAAACCTCAGGAAGGCCCTCATCGCGAGCATCGACAGGGCAACAGCAGGCCTTATAGCCCGGGCGGGTGCGGCGGGGGAAAATGTCGTTGCCTGCGCCCTGTCGGGGAATGTATTCATCGTTCACTCCCTCCTGGGGAAGTCACTGAAGGGCCTCTCGGCGTTCCCTTTCAGCCCACCCCTCACCGATACCCTGTTGCTTTCCGACTCCATCCCCCTGTCGATGAGCGAAAAGGGGTGTGTCCTCATCTATCCCGCACCGGGGGCATTCATCGGGGGAGACCTCGTGGCCGGAGTCATTTCCCTCTCCCTGGACGAGATCGGGGCACCGGCTCTACTCATCGATATCGGGACCAACACCGAGGTCCTCCTTCGAAAGGGCAAGAGATGGATTGCCGCCTCCGCTCCCAGCGGCGGGGCTTTTGAAGGGGCCGAGATGAAGTGCGGGAAACTCGCCGTTGCGGGGGCCGTAACGGGGTGTTCCTTCGACAAAGAGCTCCTGCTCAACGTCGTCGGGGAGGGGGAACCCGATGGCATATCGGGAAGCGGCATCGTATCGCTCGTATCACTCCTTCTCTCCCTTGAGCTCCTCACCCCCGACGGGAGGCTGCTGTCTCCCGCCGAGGCACGGGGGATAGCCCCGCAGTCCCTGGTCTGGCGGCTCGCCGAAATCGACGGGGAAGGGGCCTTTGTCCTGTATATACCCGGAAGGGGAGGCAGACCCGTGTACCTGGGCCAGCGTGACGTGAGGAACTTCCAGGTAGCGAAAGGGGCGATACGGGCAGCCCTCGAGACCGCCCTCGAGGAGCTTGGCCTTGATCCCATCGATGTGGAAAGGGTTTATGTGTCGGGGGCTTTCGGGAAAGAAACGGAGGAGCATGACCTGATCAGGGCGGGAATTTTTCCGCCCGAGTTCCGGGAAAAGGTCATCAAGGCGGGAAACACCTCCCTGAAGGGCGCCTATCTCTCCCTGGTGGAGGAGGAGGGCATGAAAAGGGCGAAGGATTTTGTCGAAAAGGTGTCTGTGATGCACCTGGGCGGCAACAGTCGCTTTTCTCAAAAATTCATCGAACACATGAATTTCTGA